A region from the Symphalangus syndactylus isolate Jambi chromosome 2, NHGRI_mSymSyn1-v2.1_pri, whole genome shotgun sequence genome encodes:
- the LOC134735488 gene encoding uncharacterized protein yields MLVMVEKGFAKQSIVVNNVLEDYLILQKRTHSQALTELSSSNLVPVMIVSICPFRDSFKVQQTCSSGILHHHLLCVTIWIESNAAAINKMCVCSIHPSTHPPIYLSTYRHIYPYIHPHTHSSTHPTVHSSIHPHTHPPVHLPIHPSTHPLICPSIHPSICLPTYPSIIHPSIHPSIHPSIHPSIHPSIHPLIYISTHLATHSPLHPPIYPSIYLPIHPSIYLPIHPPIHPSIHLSTRPFIHPSIHPSTHPPTHPPIHISTHPSPHAPSTYPSTYPPIHSSIHIPIYPFIHPSTYPCTHSPIPHPSTHLSIHPSIH; encoded by the coding sequence ATGCTGgttatggtggaaaaaggatttGCTAAGCAAAGTATCGTTGTAAACAATGTTTTAGAGGACtatttaattttacaaaagaGAACACACTCTCAAGCACTTACAGAACTGTCATCCTCAAACCTTGTGCCAGTTATGATAGTCTCCATATGCCCATTTAGGGATTCATTTAAGGTCCAGCAGACTTGCTCCTCAGGAATACTTCACCATCACTTGCTTTGTGTTACTATATGGATTGAAAGTAATGCAGCTGCCATTAACAAAATGTGTGTAtgctccatccatccatccacccatccacccatctacctatCCACCTATCGACATATCTACCCATACATCCACCCACacacccattcatccacccatccaactgtccattcatccatccatccacatacccatccacctgtccatctacccattcacccatctactcatccactcatctgcccatccatccacccttccatctgtctacctacctacccatccatcatccacccatccattcatccatccatccatccatccatccatccatccatccatccatccatccatccactcatctataTATCTACCCATCTAGCCACCCATTCACCCCTCCACCCACCTATatacccatccatctatctacccatccacccatccatatatctccccatccatccacccattcacccatccatccacctatccacccgtccattcatccatccatctatccatccatctacccatccacccacccatccacccatccacataTCTACCCATCCATCTCCCCATGCACCTAGCACctacccatccacctatccacccatccattcatccatccatatacccatctacccattcatccacccatctacctatccatgcacccattcacccatcccccatccatccacccatttatcaattcatccatctattcattaa